In a genomic window of bacterium:
- a CDS encoding DNA-binding protein yields MKSAECSLGRVFLLRLEDGDRIPDCIENFASENGLSRGTVFFLGGIGKGKLIVGPSFTDEGKVVPMVHSIEGVHEALAVGTLFPDEGGKVSLHMHSALGREGKTSTGCVRAGVEVWMIGEVVIYELVETGAKRKKDPETGFELLAIE; encoded by the coding sequence ATGAAATCGGCGGAGTGTTCGCTTGGCAGGGTCTTCCTCCTGCGCCTCGAAGACGGCGACCGCATACCGGACTGCATAGAAAACTTCGCCTCCGAAAACGGCCTCTCCAGAGGGACCGTGTTCTTTCTCGGCGGGATAGGCAAAGGAAAGCTGATCGTCGGGCCGAGTTTTACGGATGAGGGGAAAGTGGTCCCGATGGTTCATTCAATAGAGGGTGTTCACGAGGCTCTGGCGGTGGGAACCCTCTTTCCCGATGAAGGGGGAAAGGTATCTCTCCACATGCACTCCGCGCTGGGGAGGGAAGGAAAAACCTCCACCGGGTGCGTCCGGGCGGGGGTGGAGGTCTGGATGATAGGCGAAGTCGTAATCTATGAGCTTGTTGAAACCGGGGCTAAAAGGAAAAAAGACCCCGAGACCGGATTTGAACTTTTGGCTATCGAATGA
- a CDS encoding GGDEF domain-containing response regulator has translation MDMEYHRELQALIIDPSEENASRTAALIKKARFFSSTIIIVDNFARAMEVVQSKSIDVLLLDIETEKSGGRSALSNGAVRLLDVPVIAMSRTDDEQLALEAVFGGAQDYLVTENLEPSTLDRAIRYAVERHYMLRELRELSLLDSLTGLYNRRAFYAFATQQMKLADRTGSRLLLFFADLDNLKWVNDNRGHLAGDRALSDAADIFRATFRDSDLISRLGGDEFAIMALEMNDANADVLLERLRIRIEAYNLNPKNIDGISMSVGVSLYDPKNPSTLEELLERADRLMYREKKQKQKRQQ, from the coding sequence ATGGATATGGAGTACCACAGGGAATTACAGGCCCTGATAATAGACCCGAGTGAAGAAAATGCATCAAGGACAGCCGCTCTGATCAAAAAGGCCAGATTTTTTTCCTCCACTATAATTATCGTAGATAATTTCGCCAGGGCTATGGAAGTTGTTCAAAGTAAATCCATAGACGTGCTGCTGCTGGATATAGAAACCGAGAAGTCCGGCGGCAGGTCCGCACTATCCAACGGCGCGGTGAGGCTGCTTGACGTTCCCGTAATAGCCATGTCCCGTACCGACGACGAACAACTTGCGCTGGAAGCGGTTTTCGGAGGGGCGCAGGATTATCTTGTAACGGAGAACCTGGAGCCCTCCACCCTCGACAGGGCCATAAGGTACGCGGTCGAACGCCATTACATGCTGCGCGAACTCCGCGAACTGTCCCTGCTCGACTCGCTGACGGGGCTTTACAACCGGAGGGCCTTTTACGCCTTCGCAACCCAGCAGATGAAGCTTGCCGACCGCACCGGTTCCCGTCTCCTGCTCTTTTTCGCCGACCTGGACAATCTGAAATGGGTCAACGACAACCGGGGCCACCTCGCGGGCGACAGGGCGCTCTCCGACGCGGCCGATATTTTCCGGGCGACCTTCCGCGACAGCGATCTGATATCCAGGCTCGGGGGCGACGAATTCGCCATTATGGCGCTTGAGATGAACGACGCCAACGCCGACGTTCTTCTGGAGAGACTGCGGATAAGGATCGAGGCGTACAACCTCAATCCGAAGAATATCGATGGAATTTCGATGAGCGTGGGGGTTTCCCTCTACGACCCGAAAAATCCGAGCACTCTCGAAGAACTTCTTGAGCGCGCCGACAGGCTTATGTACAGGGAGAAGAAGCAGAAACAAAAACGGCAGCAATGA
- a CDS encoding redoxin domain-containing protein, with product MTGACKPLWGKRLSQEQRKMSFNGFFHKGFFVLLLSALVAFTAQAGKCETPAPAKAPEEVKAQAPAPATAAAPAQVPAHEVTLPPFTLKGLDGSEFKMEALKSYPLSIVVFFATWNPKSVPALTELQKLSDKYEKNNVAVLAVNAENERTDPGFKPALEKFLADNKITLSVVIDEGLAVYRSWEIKALPTTYVFNKDLKVLSSLAGAPTSYGDTIEETIKTDLGLTPKEEGAASAEHKRYRPADKAITLQYGMVEKKAERGRVSQALGELDEIIKKDDKFADAHALRGVLLLSEKKSGEAEKKAAKEAFDKAAGLDPTLPLALIGQANFLAEAGDLKKAVELLTVAFSQSNWGTRDKPENQKELLASVESIAAKLGKDDAGAKKELLELVDGFMTIHEGPKVNRKKMEDAAGAPAK from the coding sequence ATGACTGGGGCATGTAAGCCCCTGTGGGGAAAAAGACTTTCTCAGGAGCAACGCAAGATGTCTTTCAACGGATTTTTTCACAAAGGTTTTTTTGTCCTCCTCCTTTCGGCTCTGGTGGCTTTCACCGCCCAGGCCGGTAAATGCGAGACGCCCGCGCCCGCCAAAGCGCCCGAAGAGGTCAAGGCTCAAGCGCCTGCGCCAGCTACGGCGGCGGCTCCGGCACAGGTGCCGGCGCATGAGGTCACGCTTCCCCCGTTTACCCTGAAGGGGCTCGACGGCTCGGAGTTCAAAATGGAGGCGCTGAAGAGCTATCCCCTCTCGATTGTGGTGTTCTTCGCGACCTGGAATCCCAAATCCGTTCCGGCCCTGACCGAGCTCCAGAAACTTTCCGACAAATACGAGAAGAACAACGTGGCCGTTCTGGCCGTCAACGCCGAGAACGAGAGAACCGATCCCGGTTTCAAGCCCGCTCTGGAAAAATTTCTCGCCGACAACAAGATTACCCTTTCCGTCGTCATCGACGAAGGGCTGGCCGTCTACCGGAGCTGGGAGATCAAGGCCCTGCCCACCACTTACGTTTTCAATAAGGATTTAAAGGTTCTCTCCTCTCTCGCCGGAGCCCCCACCTCCTACGGAGACACCATCGAGGAGACGATAAAGACGGATCTGGGACTTACGCCGAAGGAAGAGGGAGCGGCGAGCGCGGAACACAAGCGCTACCGCCCGGCCGATAAAGCCATTACCCTGCAGTACGGAATGGTGGAGAAAAAAGCCGAACGCGGCAGGGTGTCGCAGGCCCTCGGGGAACTTGACGAGATAATAAAGAAAGACGATAAATTCGCGGACGCCCACGCCCTCAGGGGAGTTCTGCTTCTTTCGGAAAAGAAATCCGGAGAGGCGGAGAAAAAGGCGGCGAAGGAAGCTTTCGACAAGGCGGCCGGCCTTGATCCCACCCTCCCCCTCGCCCTGATCGGCCAGGCCAACTTCCTGGCCGAAGCCGGTGACCTTAAAAAGGCAGTCGAGCTTCTAACCGTCGCCTTTTCGCAGTCCAACTGGGGCACAAGGGACAAACCGGAGAACCAAAAAGAGCTTCTCGCCTCCGTCGAGTCCATCGCGGCCAAACTCGGCAAGGACGACGCGGGAGCGAAAAAGGAACTTCTTGAACTTGTGGACGGTTTTATGACGATCCATGAGGGGCCGAAGGTTAACCGGAAAAAGATGGAAGACGCCGCGGGGGCTCCCGCGAAGTAA
- the hemG gene encoding protoporphyrinogen oxidase: MKKVVVIGGGLSGLSAARAVKEAAASAQVDVSVTLLEKESAVGGKIRSAREEGFVCEYGPNGFLDNKPSTMALTGRMGIKDRILRSNDSARKRYIFTGKRMQQLPEDPMNFLMSEVLSIRGKMRLAADFFLPQGEVGKDETVAGFVRRRLGEEALDKLIDPMSAGIYAGDPSVMSIKSCFPKVKAIEDQFGGLLRGMLAMKQMAKARGQEGPQGAGPGGVLWSFATGTGELCELLAKDLGNSILTGVSAIALERSEKDWKVRTSDGGTIDAEEVVLAAPAYDGANLLRPHSLEIASIMSNIPYVPMAVICLGFDKQEFGNPLDGFGFLIPKKEGKKILGSLWSSSIFKGRAPDGKVLITVMMGGARNPEVTLLDDDALLNLCKGEVKATMGVVSEPCFVKIFRWKKAIPQYLVGHSERVEKIECALACLPGLHLGGNAYYGIGINDCTARSEILGKKVLTSLCERG, encoded by the coding sequence ATGAAGAAAGTCGTTGTTATCGGAGGCGGTCTTTCGGGCCTCAGCGCCGCAAGGGCGGTAAAGGAAGCCGCCGCCTCGGCGCAGGTTGACGTTTCGGTCACGCTCCTCGAAAAAGAAAGCGCGGTCGGGGGGAAAATACGTTCGGCGCGGGAAGAGGGGTTCGTCTGCGAGTACGGGCCGAACGGCTTTCTCGACAACAAGCCCTCGACGATGGCCCTTACCGGCAGGATGGGCATTAAAGACAGGATTCTTAGGTCCAACGACAGCGCGAGAAAGAGATATATCTTCACCGGCAAAAGAATGCAGCAGCTCCCCGAGGACCCGATGAATTTCCTCATGTCGGAGGTGCTCTCCATCCGCGGGAAGATGCGGCTCGCTGCGGATTTTTTCCTTCCCCAGGGGGAAGTCGGCAAGGACGAGACGGTCGCCGGATTCGTCAGGAGGCGGCTCGGCGAAGAGGCGCTGGACAAACTTATCGATCCGATGAGCGCGGGCATTTACGCTGGCGACCCCTCGGTGATGTCCATCAAGAGCTGCTTTCCCAAGGTGAAAGCCATAGAGGACCAGTTCGGCGGCCTCCTTCGCGGCATGCTGGCGATGAAGCAGATGGCCAAGGCGAGGGGGCAGGAAGGGCCGCAGGGAGCGGGGCCGGGCGGGGTTCTCTGGAGCTTCGCCACCGGAACCGGCGAGCTTTGCGAGCTTCTCGCAAAGGACCTGGGCAACAGCATTTTGACCGGCGTCTCGGCAATCGCCCTCGAACGCTCCGAAAAGGACTGGAAGGTGAGGACCAGCGACGGCGGAACTATCGACGCCGAGGAAGTGGTTCTGGCGGCTCCCGCTTACGACGGCGCGAACCTCCTTCGCCCCCACTCCCTGGAAATCGCCTCGATTATGTCCAACATCCCCTATGTGCCGATGGCCGTTATCTGCCTGGGTTTCGACAAACAGGAGTTCGGAAACCCCCTCGACGGCTTCGGTTTTCTCATCCCCAAAAAAGAGGGGAAAAAGATACTCGGCTCCCTCTGGTCCAGCTCGATTTTCAAAGGGAGGGCTCCCGACGGGAAGGTTCTCATAACCGTCATGATGGGCGGCGCGAGAAACCCCGAAGTCACCCTCCTTGACGACGACGCGCTTTTGAATCTCTGCAAGGGCGAGGTGAAGGCCACGATGGGAGTTGTCTCCGAGCCCTGCTTCGTGAAGATATTCAGATGGAAGAAGGCCATTCCCCAGTACCTCGTGGGACACTCCGAGAGGGTGGAAAAGATCGAGTGCGCCCTGGCCTGTCTGCCGGGTCTCCATCTCGGCGGCAACGCCTATTACGGCATAGGAATAAACGACTGCACTGCCCGCTCCGAAATACTGGGCAAAAAGGTCCTGACCTCCCTTTGTGAGAGAGGTTGA
- a CDS encoding FAD-binding protein, which yields MHDFDAIVIGAGPAGISAAIKMVRKGLTVAVLERGPYPGSKNLMGGVLYTNVLAQLYPDFIERGAPVERHVSKKTISVLSSEAETAFSFRTANWDNPPHNHSYTVLRARFDKWFAAQAESEGVELFCGVVVDELLKDEAGAVVGVVTRMPEGQNPEEGYLRAPVVICAEGANSLIAEKEGMREPLGGGDVAISAKELIRLPEETIKDRFGLEGNQGAAFEYIGEATSGIPGAGFIYTNRDTVSVGVILFLGELAEEGLSPVDILDRFKAHPAVRPLIRGGELLEYGAHLLPETGFNRLPLLYKDGLMLAGDSAGLISTSPRHEGTNFSMASGIFAGETAAEARTLGDYSSAALSAYKRKLDESFVMKDMERFRDWPDFLRESPQIFSSWPSAVSAMAEKTLEIGNTTATEDELMDLFNRRIGLLPFAMTAIKLRSALRIFGYGKSDKVLEYLARNW from the coding sequence ATGCACGATTTTGACGCGATTGTAATCGGCGCGGGCCCCGCGGGCATCAGCGCCGCCATAAAGATGGTCAGAAAAGGCCTCACCGTTGCCGTCCTGGAGAGGGGGCCCTACCCCGGCTCGAAAAACCTGATGGGCGGCGTCCTCTACACCAACGTTCTGGCGCAGCTCTATCCTGATTTCATCGAGCGCGGCGCGCCGGTGGAGAGGCACGTTTCAAAAAAGACGATCTCCGTCCTCTCTTCCGAGGCCGAGACGGCCTTTTCCTTCCGCACCGCCAACTGGGACAACCCGCCCCACAACCACTCCTACACCGTCCTTCGCGCCCGCTTCGACAAGTGGTTCGCCGCTCAGGCGGAGTCCGAGGGGGTCGAGCTCTTCTGCGGAGTCGTCGTAGACGAGCTTTTAAAGGACGAGGCCGGAGCCGTCGTGGGTGTCGTTACGAGGATGCCGGAGGGGCAAAACCCCGAAGAGGGGTACCTGCGGGCTCCCGTGGTCATCTGCGCGGAGGGGGCGAACTCCCTCATTGCGGAGAAGGAGGGGATGAGAGAGCCCCTTGGCGGCGGCGACGTGGCGATCTCCGCCAAGGAGCTCATTAGGCTTCCCGAGGAGACGATAAAGGACAGGTTCGGCCTCGAAGGCAATCAGGGAGCGGCTTTCGAGTACATCGGCGAGGCCACCTCCGGCATTCCGGGAGCGGGCTTCATCTACACCAACCGAGACACCGTCTCCGTAGGCGTCATACTCTTTCTGGGGGAGCTGGCCGAAGAGGGGCTTTCCCCGGTGGACATCCTCGACCGCTTCAAGGCCCACCCCGCGGTGAGGCCGCTCATACGGGGAGGGGAGCTTCTCGAATACGGCGCTCACCTCCTGCCCGAAACAGGCTTCAACCGCCTTCCGCTCCTTTACAAGGACGGACTGATGCTCGCGGGCGACTCGGCGGGGCTCATCTCCACCTCTCCGCGCCACGAAGGGACGAATTTCTCGATGGCCTCGGGAATCTTCGCGGGCGAGACCGCCGCCGAAGCCAGGACGCTCGGCGATTATTCCTCGGCCGCCCTCAGCGCCTACAAAAGAAAGCTCGACGAGAGTTTCGTGATGAAGGACATGGAGAGGTTCCGCGACTGGCCCGATTTTCTGCGCGAAAGCCCGCAAATCTTCTCCTCCTGGCCCTCGGCGGTGAGCGCGATGGCCGAAAAGACCCTGGAGATAGGGAATACCACCGCGACCGAAGACGAGTTGATGGACCTTTTCAACCGCAGAATCGGGCTTTTGCCCTTCGCCATGACGGCCATAAAACTCCGTAGCGCCCTCAGAATATTCGGTTACGGAAAATCGGACAAAGTACTGGAATATTTGGCTCGCAACTGGTAA
- a CDS encoding 4Fe-4S dicluster domain-containing protein has product MSPESKKTIEEKLYANETRVDKTPHLEIADPSVCLECAAKPCTTVCPARTYTWSEEGQKISVSYENCLECGGCRAVCPRSVIAWRNPMGGMGICYRYG; this is encoded by the coding sequence ATGAGCCCAGAGTCCAAGAAAACAATAGAAGAGAAACTTTACGCCAACGAAACCAGGGTGGACAAAACTCCCCACCTTGAGATAGCCGACCCCTCCGTCTGCCTGGAGTGCGCCGCAAAGCCCTGCACCACTGTCTGCCCGGCGCGAACCTACACCTGGAGCGAAGAGGGGCAGAAAATCAGCGTCTCCTACGAAAACTGCCTTGAATGCGGCGGTTGCAGGGCCGTCTGCCCACGTTCGGTAATCGCTTGGCGCAATCCGATGGGCGGGATGGGAATCTGCTACCGCTATGGTTAG
- the hemB gene encoding porphobilinogen synthase, giving the protein MEFPRVRMRRMRANDTIRRMVRETSLSPADFIYPLFVREGEGVRVPINSMPGQCQLSIDEAVKEAKNAFSLGVPSVLLFGIPDTKDAIGSSGFDPNGIVQRAIRKIKDAVPEMCVITDVCMCEYTDHGHCGAIKNGDVDNDATLELLVREALSHAVAGADMVAPSDMMDGRVGAIRDGLDCEGFGHIPVMAYAAKYASTFYGPFRDAAESPPKFGDRRSYQMDPANALEALREVELDVMEGADIVMVKPALPYLDIIRLIKDRFGMPTAAYNVSGEYSMVKAMDRLGWGDGTGLMMEMLLSIKRSGADMILTYFAPEAAKVLQD; this is encoded by the coding sequence ATGGAATTTCCAAGAGTAAGAATGCGCCGCATGCGCGCCAACGATACGATACGGCGGATGGTCCGCGAGACTTCGCTTTCCCCCGCCGATTTCATCTATCCCCTTTTCGTCCGCGAGGGCGAGGGGGTTCGCGTGCCCATCAACTCGATGCCGGGGCAGTGCCAGCTTTCCATCGACGAGGCGGTGAAGGAGGCTAAAAACGCCTTCTCCCTCGGCGTTCCGTCGGTGCTGCTTTTCGGGATCCCCGATACGAAAGACGCCATCGGATCCTCGGGTTTCGACCCCAACGGCATAGTCCAGCGGGCGATACGGAAGATAAAGGACGCGGTGCCGGAGATGTGCGTCATCACCGACGTATGCATGTGCGAGTACACCGACCACGGCCACTGCGGCGCGATTAAAAACGGCGACGTGGACAACGACGCTACCCTCGAACTTCTGGTCAGGGAGGCCCTCTCCCACGCCGTCGCCGGGGCGGACATGGTCGCCCCCTCCGACATGATGGACGGCAGGGTCGGCGCGATACGCGACGGCCTCGACTGCGAGGGGTTCGGCCACATTCCGGTGATGGCCTACGCCGCGAAGTACGCCTCGACCTTTTATGGGCCTTTTCGCGACGCCGCCGAGTCGCCGCCGAAGTTCGGAGACAGGCGCAGCTACCAGATGGACCCCGCCAACGCCCTCGAAGCCCTTCGCGAAGTAGAGCTCGACGTGATGGAGGGGGCGGACATAGTGATGGTGAAGCCAGCGCTCCCCTATCTCGACATAATCCGCCTGATAAAGGACCGCTTCGGCATGCCCACCGCCGCCTACAACGTAAGCGGCGAGTATTCGATGGTAAAGGCGATGGACAGGCTGGGCTGGGGCGACGGCACCGGGCTGATGATGGAGATGCTCCTTTCCATAAAGCGTTCCGGCGCGGACATGATCCTCACCTACTTCGCGCCCGAAGCCGCCAAAGTCCTGCAGGATTAG
- a CDS encoding DUF4177 domain-containing protein, which yields MPCSSKCVYRVVETSSVTDDSLTRMLNAEAAEGWIFDGFHFAMREGSHRPAMAFALFHKEVREDPEQQR from the coding sequence TTGCCCTGCTCCTCGAAATGCGTATACAGGGTCGTTGAGACCTCGTCGGTGACCGACGACAGCCTCACCCGGATGCTGAACGCCGAAGCCGCCGAGGGGTGGATTTTCGACGGCTTTCATTTCGCCATGAGGGAGGGCTCCCACAGACCCGCCATGGCCTTCGCCCTCTTCCACAAGGAAGTCAGGGAAGATCCGGAACAGCAAAGATGA
- a CDS encoding DUF2914 domain-containing protein, producing MKRAALFLILLLFAAFAFAGPSVTRHAFTRQIVGREPIGDGSAFDSKVGNLYFFINVVGAETPQDITHTWLYNGQTVNEVTLHIEGESWRTWSNTNIPPENLGEWTVVVRDSQGETIYAASFTVTK from the coding sequence ATGAAGCGCGCCGCCCTCTTTCTCATCCTGCTGCTTTTCGCGGCCTTCGCCTTCGCGGGTCCCTCGGTGACCCGCCACGCCTTCACCCGCCAGATAGTCGGCAGGGAGCCCATCGGCGACGGTTCGGCCTTCGACTCGAAGGTCGGCAACCTCTACTTCTTCATAAACGTCGTGGGCGCCGAAACTCCGCAGGACATTACCCACACCTGGCTCTACAACGGGCAGACGGTGAACGAAGTCACGCTGCACATCGAGGGGGAAAGCTGGCGCACCTGGTCCAACACCAACATCCCTCCGGAAAACCTCGGCGAATGGACCGTCGTCGTGCGCGATTCCCAAGGTGAAACGATCTACGCGGCCTCCTTTACGGTGACAAAATAA
- a CDS encoding DNA polymerase I, whose translation MGRVYLVDGSNLLYRAYHAIRGFQTSRGLPTQAVYGFTSMALRLEKEEKPDFLAVVFDPPGPTRKHTLYSEYKAQRERPPEDLIIQIPYVHRVLEAMGIPVLIVPGIEADDLIGTLAKKALDRGDEVTVVTGDKDFYQLVGPRLKLLDTMRDLVTGPDEVFERMGVKPEQVVDLLAITGDKVDNIPGVPGVGRKLAAQLLGDYGDLEALIAHADELGGKRGEAFRENLARIRANVPLVTIETDIDVGDIGDNLDRKPVDAAGLASLFRELEFHKFLRDLGLLEVPVVKPAESETASRTWTEEVIPSSWVSAVFTPEGLFLCDGAGPISPETPVKIPPGSRVVGHGLKAYREEWERAGLTSGMIEIDTELAGYMLFPGRRSYDLVSLAEDRELSLDPKTGEGLLALAVRMKGELEEKGLWPLYREVEIPLIGVLARMEAAGVKVDREKLSGLSLEFEGRLKTLESEMFGLAGGEFNPQSPKQLAEILFQKLGLAPVRKTAGGSHSTDASVLEELSAQHKLPAVIIEHRGLSKLKSSFIDALPKLVAPDGRIHTVFQQTVAATGRLSSSNPNLQNIPIRGEEGKRIREAFIAEPGYLLLSADYSQVELRILAHLSCDDDLVSLFASGRDIHSETAARLFDVGPLGVTTQMRRQAKTVNFGIIYGISPFGLAKQLGVSQSDAKKMIDRYMKRFPGVFRIREKLVAEAKEKGYSTTLFGRIRQIPELKSKNRADREFGERLAVNSPIQGSAADIIKRAMLMADDAMRSDKVDARLTLQVHDELVLEVAEKQVEKAREILVEAMEGAAKLKVRLKVEAGWGPDWYRAHGG comes from the coding sequence ATGGGCCGGGTCTACCTGGTGGACGGATCTAACCTCCTTTACCGCGCCTACCACGCGATACGGGGATTCCAGACCTCCAGGGGGCTTCCGACCCAGGCGGTCTACGGCTTCACCTCGATGGCCCTTAGGCTTGAAAAGGAAGAGAAGCCGGATTTTCTCGCCGTAGTTTTCGACCCTCCCGGCCCCACGCGAAAACACACCCTCTACTCCGAGTACAAGGCCCAGCGGGAACGGCCCCCGGAAGACCTGATAATCCAGATTCCCTACGTTCACAGAGTCCTGGAGGCGATGGGCATTCCCGTGCTCATCGTCCCCGGCATCGAGGCCGACGACCTCATCGGAACCCTTGCGAAAAAAGCGCTCGACCGGGGCGACGAGGTGACCGTAGTCACCGGCGACAAGGATTTTTACCAGCTCGTCGGCCCAAGGCTAAAGCTCCTCGACACCATGCGCGACCTCGTGACGGGTCCGGACGAGGTCTTCGAGCGAATGGGGGTGAAGCCGGAGCAGGTCGTTGACCTGCTGGCGATTACCGGCGACAAGGTGGACAACATCCCCGGCGTGCCGGGAGTCGGGCGGAAACTCGCCGCGCAGCTTCTCGGCGATTACGGCGATCTCGAAGCCCTCATCGCCCACGCCGACGAGCTTGGCGGCAAGAGGGGAGAGGCCTTCCGGGAAAATCTCGCCAGAATACGCGCCAACGTGCCTCTCGTCACCATCGAGACGGATATCGACGTAGGCGATATCGGCGATAATCTCGACAGAAAGCCGGTGGACGCCGCCGGGCTCGCCTCCCTTTTCAGGGAGCTTGAGTTTCACAAGTTCCTGCGGGACCTCGGCCTTCTTGAGGTGCCGGTAGTAAAGCCCGCCGAAAGCGAGACCGCCTCCCGAACCTGGACGGAGGAGGTGATTCCCTCAAGCTGGGTTTCGGCCGTTTTCACGCCCGAAGGCCTTTTCCTTTGCGACGGCGCGGGGCCGATTTCGCCGGAAACCCCCGTAAAGATTCCCCCCGGCTCAAGGGTCGTGGGCCACGGCCTCAAGGCTTACCGGGAAGAGTGGGAGAGAGCCGGGCTGACCTCGGGAATGATAGAGATCGATACCGAGCTTGCGGGTTACATGCTCTTCCCCGGAAGGCGCTCCTATGACCTCGTTTCCCTTGCCGAGGACAGGGAGCTTTCCCTCGACCCAAAGACGGGCGAGGGGCTTTTGGCCCTGGCCGTCCGGATGAAGGGCGAGCTGGAGGAAAAGGGGCTCTGGCCGCTCTACAGGGAGGTCGAGATTCCCCTGATCGGCGTTCTGGCGAGGATGGAGGCGGCGGGAGTCAAGGTGGACCGGGAAAAGCTCTCCGGGCTCAGCCTTGAATTCGAGGGACGGCTGAAAACGCTCGAAAGCGAGATGTTCGGCCTCGCGGGAGGGGAGTTCAATCCCCAGAGCCCCAAACAGCTCGCCGAGATTCTCTTCCAGAAGCTCGGCCTCGCCCCCGTGAGGAAGACCGCAGGCGGCAGCCACTCCACCGACGCCTCGGTGCTTGAGGAGCTTTCCGCCCAGCACAAGCTTCCGGCGGTCATCATCGAGCACAGGGGGCTTTCCAAGCTCAAATCCTCCTTCATCGACGCCCTGCCGAAGCTCGTGGCCCCAGACGGAAGAATCCACACCGTCTTTCAGCAGACGGTCGCCGCCACCGGCAGGCTGAGTTCCTCGAATCCGAACCTCCAGAACATCCCGATACGCGGTGAGGAGGGGAAGAGAATCAGGGAAGCCTTTATCGCCGAGCCGGGCTATCTTCTCCTTTCGGCGGACTATTCGCAGGTAGAGCTTCGCATCCTCGCTCACCTGAGCTGCGACGACGACCTCGTTTCGCTCTTCGCCAGCGGCAGGGACATACACTCGGAGACGGCGGCGAGGCTTTTTGACGTGGGGCCTCTCGGCGTCACAACACAGATGCGAAGGCAGGCCAAGACCGTCAACTTCGGAATCATCTACGGGATAAGCCCCTTCGGCCTCGCGAAACAGCTCGGCGTCAGCCAGTCCGACGCCAAAAAGATGATCGACCGCTACATGAAGCGCTTCCCCGGCGTCTTCCGGATCAGGGAAAAGCTCGTAGCCGAAGCGAAGGAGAAGGGGTACTCGACGACCCTGTTCGGAAGGATACGGCAGATACCCGAGCTCAAGTCGAAAAACCGCGCCGATCGCGAGTTCGGCGAACGCCTTGCCGTGAATTCGCCGATTCAGGGCTCCGCCGCCGACATAATCAAGCGCGCCATGCTGATGGCGGATGACGCGATGCGCTCGGACAAGGTCGATGCGAGGCTCACCTTGCAGGTCCACGACGAACTGGTCCTTGAGGTCGCCGAAAAACAGGTCGAAAAGGCCAGGGAAATACTGGTCGAAGCGATGGAGGGGGCCGCGAAGCTGAAAGTCCGGCTCAAGGTTGAAGCGGGCTGGGGCCCGGACTGGTACCGGGCTCACGGGGGCTGA
- a CDS encoding cell division protein ZapA yields the protein MKICEVDIFGEKYSLRAEMDDTFVRDLARYVDSRMREVANASPSASPLQVAVLAALDIASEVTAPAEAGAENSQKVLALADDVETRARRMLERISRASPEIQNA from the coding sequence TTGAAGATATGCGAAGTTGACATTTTCGGCGAAAAATACTCGCTAAGAGCGGAGATGGATGACACCTTCGTTCGCGATCTCGCCCGATACGTCGATTCGCGGATGAGGGAAGTCGCCAACGCTTCTCCCTCGGCGTCGCCGTTGCAAGTAGCCGTTCTCGCCGCTCTTGACATCGCAAGCGAAGTGACCGCTCCGGCCGAGGCCGGAGCGGAAAACAGCCAGAAGGTGCTGGCGCTTGCCGATGACGTTGAGACGCGGGCCCGGCGCATGCTTGAACGCATATCAAGGGCCAGCCCCGAGATTCAAAACGCTTAG